One Ictalurus furcatus strain D&B chromosome 24, Billie_1.0, whole genome shotgun sequence DNA segment encodes these proteins:
- the gpr3 gene encoding G protein-coupled receptor 3 codes for MALNDSDVGLEVVFEIDPLLQLSDVRLTPDPMASAVLSPWDVALCVSGALICGENAIIIVTILSSASLRAPMFLLIGSLAWADFLAGVGLLLYFMSHWCVSSRGLELASVGLLVSALSASVFSLLGITLDRFLSLHRALTYGSRRAHTHTCCALAMGWTLAGLQGVLPALGWNCLDDGQSCSVVWPLTRVHLATLCGGFLLALALMLQLNAWICQVVLRHSHQIALQRHTLPSARTHTRRRVHTLALILAIFASCWIPFALYGLLGDGSSPGLYTYATLVPVTGNSLLNPLIYAYRNTHIQRALRQACCCCLPNTFTKNTHTPSDV; via the coding sequence ATGGCCCTTAATGACTCTGACGTGGGCTTGGAGGTTGTCTTTGAGATCGACCCCCTCCTGCAGCTCTCCGATGTCCGCCTTACACCTGACCCCATGGCATCAGCGGTGTTGAGTCCATGGgatgtggccctgtgtgtgtcaGGTGCCCTGATTTGTGGCGAGAATGCAATCATCATAGTGACCATCCTCTCTTCAGCATCTTTGCGGGCGCCTATGTTCCTGCTCATTGGTAGCTTAGCTTGGGCAGACTTCCTGGCAGGAGTTGGACTGCTGCTGTACTTTATGTCTCACTGGTGTGTGTCCTCGAGGGGACTGGAGCTGGCTAGTGTGGGCCTGCTGGTAAGCGCACTCAGTGCGTCTGTTTTCTCCTTGCTGGGCATTACACTAGACAGATTCCTGTCTCTCCACCGAGCCCTGACGTATGGCTCAcgccgcgcacacacacacacttgctgtgCTCTGGCTATGGGGTGGACTCTGGCGGGGCTGCAGGGGGTTCTTCCTGCTTTAGGCTGGAACTGTCTGGACGATGGACAGTCATGCAGCGTAGTGTGGCCGCTGACCCGAGTGCATTTGGCTACACTGTGTGGAGGCTTTCTGCTGGCCCTGGCTCTAATGCTGCAGCTCAATGCCTGGATCTGCCAAGTTGTCCTGCGCCACTCACATCAGATTGCcctacagagacacacactgccctctgcacgcacacacacacgccgacGTGTGCACACTCTCGCCCTCATCCTTGCCATCTTCGCCAGCTGTTGGATCCCCTTTGCTCTGTATGGTCTCCTCGGAGATGGATCATCACCTGGCCTATACACATATGCCACTCTGGTGCCAGTCACAGGAAACTCTCTGCTCAACCCTTTGATTTATgcctacagaaacacacacatacagcgtGCACTGAGGCAGGCTTGCTGCTGCTGCCTACCAAATACATTTACcaaaaacacgcacacaccaagTGATGTGTAA
- the wasf2 gene encoding wiskott-Aldrich syndrome protein family member 2 gives MPLVMRNIEPRHLCRQTLPSTVKSELECVTNITLANIIRQLGSLSRFAEDVFGELFIQASLFADRVNTLGERVDKLQVKVTQLDPKEEEVSLQAITTRKAFRSNLIQDQQLFTRPSLPQPVQDTYQTCNEPPPLNILSIYRDDGKEALKFYTDPSYFFDLWKEQMLQDTKDIMKEKRKHRKEKRDNPNRGNLNPRKIKTRKEEWERRKMGEEFVVPKSDLGNSLDVVNGSIGSGDDMGTIDSEGFDQSTASYSYDPGSPLPPPVLDDEGFLPPPPPDMTYNDVPCATSPQRPASILSPTHPPPAPPTMSTSPPGRPSVAPPVAPPPPPPMGMAPPPPPLGFDAPPSPPPPAFSCISPSIPPPPPMDPSVPSPPPPLAGGGPPPPPPPPPPPGPPPSFAPSAPAPPPSGGPPSTPAPKPQPAPDGRSDLLAAIRQGFNLRKVEEQREQEKRDFVGNDVAAILSRRIAVECSDSEDDSSEFDDEEWSE, from the exons ATGCCTTTGGTGATGCGCAATATCGAGCCTCGGCACCTGTGCCGTCAGACCTTACCCTCGACGGTGAAGAGTGAACTGGAGTGTGTGACCAACATCACACTGGCTAACATCATCCGCCAACTCGGTTccctca GCAGGTTTGCCGAAGATGTATTTGGCGAGTTGTTTATCCAGGCCAGCTTGTTTGCAGACAGGGTGAATACCCTTGGTGAAAGAGTGGACAAACTTCAGGTCAAAGTCACCCAGCTGGATCCCAAAGAGGAAGAGG TTTCACTGCAGGCAATCACCACTCGCAAAGCTTTCCGTTCTAATCTGATTCAGGACCAACAGCTCTTCACTCGGCCTTCCCTGCCTCAGCCAGTGCAGGACACCTACCAAACCTGCAACGAGCCACCTCCGCTCAACATCCTCAGCATCTACAG GGATGATGGAAAGGAGGCACTTAAATTCTACACTGACCCATCCTATTTCTTTGACCTGTGGAAAGAGCAGATGCTACAAGACACCAAAGACATCATGAAAGAAAAACGGAAACATAGG aaagagaagagagacaaTCCCAACCGGGGCAACCTGAACCCTCGCAAGATCAAAACGCGTAAAGAGGAATGGGAACGTCGAAAGATGGGAGAGGAGTTTGTTGTCCCTAAATCTGACCTTGG TAATTCTTTGGACGTGGTCAATGGCAGCATTGGGTCAGGTGATGACATGGGTACGATAGACTCTGAGGGATTTGACCAAAGCACTGCCTCCTACAGTTATGATCCTGGCTCTCCTCTCCCACCTCCAGTGTTGGATGATGAGGGTTTCTTGCCACCTCCTCCCCCAGATATGAC GTATAATGATGTGCCATGTGCAACCTCACCCCAGAGACCAGCTAGCATTTTAAGCCCTACACatcctcctccagctcctccaaCAATGTCAACCTCTCCTCCTGGCCGCCCTTCAGTGGCACCACCTGTTGCCCCACCTCCTCCCCCACCCATGGGCATGGCTCCGCCCCCACCTCCCTTAGGATTTGATGCTCcaccctctcctcctcctcctgctttttcctgtatttctccCTCTATTCCTCCACCACCACCCATGGATCCCAGTGTCCCATCTCCACCCCCTCCTCTTGCTGGGGGTGGAcccccacctccacctccaccccctCCACCTCCAGGCCCACCACCAAGCTTTGCTCCATCAGCTCCTGCCCCTCCTCCTTCAGGTGGGCCTCCATCCACTCCTGCCCCCAAGCCTCAGCCTGCCCCTGATGGCCGCAGCGATCTCTTGGCAGCTATTCGCCAAG gtttTAACCTGCGCAAGGTGGAGGagcagagagagcaggagaaaaGAGACTTCGTGGGCAATGATGTGGCAGCTATCTTGTCTCGGCGTATCGCTGTGGAGTGCAGTGATTCTGAGGATGATTCCTCAGAGTTTGATGATGAAGAGTGGTCTGAATAA